A stretch of Lentibacillus sp. JNUCC-1 DNA encodes these proteins:
- a CDS encoding MotE family protein, protein MAKNLNLNGKEKQSSPLIWIVFTIIIPFMAACVLAVIVLGYAGVNVTGWAKEKAEYIPGISAFLAAEEEQAEKEATQNADEIWQKKLANKNEDIKELNQTIQQLQTSNRELEQEIVKLERAQETQPEAVQTGQNKEVFASIAQSFNKMDAAQAALIIDQMDNTLAVELLEQVSTDVRGQILESMKPEQAAQLTKAFVEHKP, encoded by the coding sequence ATGGCAAAAAACTTAAACCTAAACGGTAAAGAAAAGCAATCTTCTCCACTTATTTGGATAGTGTTTACGATCATCATTCCTTTTATGGCCGCTTGCGTGTTAGCTGTCATTGTTCTTGGTTACGCAGGTGTTAATGTAACAGGCTGGGCGAAGGAAAAAGCTGAGTATATCCCTGGCATTTCCGCCTTTTTAGCAGCTGAAGAAGAGCAGGCTGAAAAAGAAGCGACGCAAAATGCCGATGAAATCTGGCAGAAAAAGTTGGCTAACAAAAATGAAGATATTAAGGAATTAAACCAAACCATACAACAACTGCAAACTTCCAACAGAGAACTGGAACAGGAAATAGTCAAATTGGAAAGAGCCCAAGAGACCCAGCCCGAGGCTGTACAAACTGGACAAAACAAAGAAGTGTTTGCATCAATTGCTCAATCGTTCAACAAAATGGACGCCGCCCAGGCTGCTTTAATCATTGACCAAATGGACAACACACTCGCAGTTGAACTTCTGGAGCAGGTATCAACAGATGTAAGAGGCCAAATTCTCGAGTCTATGAAACCGGAACAGGCAGCACAACTAACCAAGGCTTTTGTTGAACACAAACCATAA
- the fliG gene encoding flagellar motor switch protein FliG — MARQKTLSGKQKAAVLLISMGPDVSAQVYKHLTEEEIEKLSLEISSVKKVDKTIKEDVLDQFHQIALAQDYISQGGIGYAKTVLEKAFGEDEATNIINRLTSSLQVRPFDFARKADPMQLLNFIQNEHPQTIALVLSYLDAEQAGQILSGLPEELQADIARRIALMDSTSPDIISQVEQILERKISSSLTEDYAQTGGIPAVVEVLNGVDRSTERTILDALEVQDPDLAEEIKKRMFVFEDIVILDNRAIQRVVREVDNEDLRLSLKVASDEVKDIVFKNMSQRMAETFKEEMEFMGPVRLRDVEEAQTRIVGTIRRLEEIGEIVIARGGGDDIIV, encoded by the coding sequence GTGGCGAGACAAAAAACTTTATCTGGTAAACAGAAAGCTGCTGTATTATTAATTTCCATGGGACCTGATGTTTCAGCTCAAGTGTACAAACATTTAACTGAAGAAGAAATTGAAAAATTGAGTCTGGAGATCTCTTCAGTTAAAAAGGTGGATAAAACGATTAAAGAGGACGTACTGGATCAGTTTCATCAAATTGCGCTTGCGCAGGATTACATTTCCCAAGGAGGGATTGGCTATGCCAAAACCGTTTTGGAAAAAGCATTTGGGGAAGATGAGGCAACAAATATTATTAACCGGTTAACATCTTCATTGCAGGTAAGACCTTTTGATTTTGCCCGCAAAGCTGACCCCATGCAGCTATTAAACTTTATACAAAATGAACACCCTCAAACAATAGCACTCGTACTATCTTACTTAGATGCAGAACAAGCTGGTCAAATCTTATCAGGTTTACCTGAGGAGCTTCAAGCTGACATTGCAAGACGGATCGCTTTGATGGACTCAACCTCCCCGGATATTATCAGTCAGGTTGAACAAATTCTTGAGCGGAAAATCTCCTCCTCATTAACAGAAGATTATGCTCAGACTGGCGGCATACCTGCTGTAGTCGAAGTATTGAATGGTGTTGACCGCAGTACAGAACGGACGATACTTGATGCTCTTGAAGTTCAGGACCCGGATCTCGCAGAAGAAATTAAGAAGCGGATGTTTGTATTTGAAGATATTGTTATTCTTGATAACCGAGCAATCCAGCGAGTAGTGCGGGAAGTGGATAATGAAGATCTGAGACTTTCTCTTAAAGTCGCCAGTGATGAGGTAAAAGATATTGTATTTAAAAACATGTCACAAAGAATGGCAGAAACGTTTAAAGAAGAGATGGAATTCATGGGACCTGTCAGACTGCGGGACGTAGAAGAGGCTCAAACACGGATCGTTGGTACGATTCGCAGGCTGGAAGAAATCGGCGAAATCGTCATAGCACGCGGCGGCGGAGATGATATTATTGTCTAA
- the fliH gene encoding flagellar assembly protein FliH, giving the protein MSNLSHHIKQIRIKPIHISKRPNHETPDEEISVQQAEEQVELLKNDITRLKEEQSALIEETNTSIHEEKRKWAEEKQGWIEEAQREGYEQGFSSGKEEALKSYSELLQQANSIVDLGKSDYYETVQKSTDAILDLGIRTAEKILHSHLEKNPESFLTIVHHAINELKNQSDVSIYLSPENYEQVLKQKDELVQLIGENSTLNLYIKEDMVRNQCLIEHPYGQIDAGIDTQLTQIRKSLLDYTREQNQ; this is encoded by the coding sequence TTGTCTAATTTATCACATCATATTAAACAAATAAGGATTAAGCCCATTCATATTTCAAAACGCCCCAATCATGAAACACCCGATGAAGAAATCTCCGTCCAGCAAGCCGAAGAACAAGTTGAACTGTTGAAAAATGATATCACTCGACTAAAAGAAGAACAAAGTGCGCTTATAGAAGAAACAAATACAAGTATTCACGAGGAAAAAAGAAAATGGGCAGAAGAAAAACAAGGGTGGATAGAAGAAGCACAGAGGGAAGGTTATGAACAAGGGTTTTCAAGTGGCAAAGAAGAAGCGTTGAAGTCATACAGTGAATTGCTTCAACAAGCAAATAGTATCGTAGACCTCGGTAAGAGTGATTACTATGAAACTGTTCAAAAAAGTACTGACGCTATTTTAGATCTGGGAATCAGAACTGCTGAAAAGATCTTGCACAGTCACTTAGAGAAAAACCCCGAGTCTTTCTTAACCATCGTTCATCACGCAATCAATGAGTTAAAGAATCAGTCTGATGTATCTATTTATCTATCACCAGAAAACTATGAACAAGTACTCAAGCAAAAAGACGAGTTGGTCCAACTAATAGGAGAGAACTCAACTTTGAATCTGTATATTAAGGAAGACATGGTCAGAAACCAATGTTTGATTGAACACCCTTACGGGCAAATTGACGCAGGAATCGACACACAGTTGACCCAAATAAGGAAAAGTTTGCTGGATTATACAAGGGAGCAAAACCAATGA
- the fliJ gene encoding flagellar export protein FliJ: protein MADTLALTKILRLRKNEKQTAQKAYDQSTLSFEDIATQLYQLLRKKEQAEDSYEQYLHKPVQLETIKEQLAYIERLSEHIHSLQQEVQQAREDMEAKQDQLLNAHIEVKKYETIIDRRHTATRQQLEKREHKTMDETSVQQYLKNR, encoded by the coding sequence ATGGCTGATACACTTGCCTTAACCAAAATTCTACGGCTTAGAAAAAACGAAAAACAAACAGCTCAAAAAGCATATGATCAATCAACACTCTCATTTGAAGATATAGCAACACAGCTATACCAACTGCTGCGAAAAAAAGAGCAGGCTGAGGATTCATATGAACAGTATTTACATAAACCGGTTCAATTAGAAACCATTAAAGAGCAGCTGGCATACATAGAAAGATTGAGCGAACATATTCACAGTCTGCAGCAGGAAGTTCAACAGGCACGTGAAGATATGGAAGCAAAGCAAGATCAACTGTTAAACGCTCACATTGAGGTAAAAAAATATGAGACCATTATCGATCGGCGACACACTGCCACTCGGCAGCAGTTAGAGAAAAGAGAACATAAAACAATGGATGAGACATCTGTACAACAGTATTTAAAGAACAGGTGA